The following proteins are encoded in a genomic region of Rhinolophus ferrumequinum isolate MPI-CBG mRhiFer1 chromosome 17, mRhiFer1_v1.p, whole genome shotgun sequence:
- the LOC117036648 gene encoding laminin subunit beta-2 isoform X1: MEWATGEQGRDPRGEPGPWELRVGLLLSVLATALAQAQAPDVPGCSRGSCYPATGDLLVGRADKLTASSTCGLHSPQPYCIVSHLQDEKKCFLCDSRHPFSARDNPNSHRIQNVVTSFAPQRRSAWWQSENGVPVVTIQLDLEAEFHFTHLIMTFKTFRPAAMLVERSADFGRTWHVYRYFSYDCGADFPGVPLAPPRQWDDVVCESRYSEIEPSTEGEVIYRVLDPAIPIPDPYSPRIQNLLKITNLRVNLTRLHTLGDNLLDPRLEIREKYYYALYELVVRGNCFCYGHASQCAPAPGAPAHVEGMVHGACMCKHNTRGLNCEQCRDFYHDLPWHPAEDGHSHACRKCECHGHTHSCHFDMAVYLASGNVSGGMCDGCQHNTAGRHCEVCRPFFYRDPTKDLRDPAVCRACDCDPMGSQDGGRCDPHDDPALGLVSGQCRCKEHVVGSRCQLCRDGYFGLSASDPVGCQRCQCDARGTVPGGTPCDPNSGTCFCKRLVTGRGCNRCLPGHWGLSHDLLGCRPCDCDVGGALDPQCDEATGQCRCRQHMVGRRCEQVQPGYFRPFLDHLMWEAEDTRGQVLDVVERLANPGGTPSWTGRGFVRLREGQALEFLVASVPRAMDYDVLLRLEPQVPEQWAEIELSVQRPGPVSARSVCGQVLPKDDHIPGTLQPDTRYMVLPRPVCLEPGVSYKLHLKLLRTGGSAQPEASYPGPSLLIDSLVLLPRVLVMEMFSGGDAAALERRATFERYRCHEEGLVPSKTLPSETCAPLLISLSSLLYNGALPCQCDPQGSLSSECNPHGGQCLCKPAVVGRRCDLCAPGYYGFGPTGCQACQCSPEGALSGLCEGTSGQCPCRPGAFGLRCDRCQRGQWGFPSCRPCVCNGHADECDTHTGACLGCRDHTGGEHCDRCIAGFHGDPRLPYGGQCRPCPCPEGPGSRRHFATSCHRDGYSQQMVCHCRAGYTGLRCEACAPGHFGDPSRPGGQCQPCECSGNIDPMDPDACDPHTGQCLRCLHHTEGPHCAHCKPGFHGQAARQSCHRCTCNLLGTDPQQCPSTDRCNCDPSSGQCPCLPNVQGPTCDRCAPNFWNLTSGLGCQPCACHPSRARGPTCNEFTGQCHCHAGFGGRTCSECQELHWGDPGLQCRACDCDPRGIDTPQCHRSTGHCSCRPGVSGVRCDQCARGFSGVFPACHPCHACFGDWDRVVQDLAARTRRLEQRVQELQQTGVLGAFESSFRHIQEKLGTVQGIVRARNASAVSTAQLLESTEELRRQIGEATEHLTRLEAELTDVQDENFNANHALSSLERDGLALNLTLRQLDQHLDLLKHSNFLGAYDSIRHAHSLSAEAERCANASVLTVPSLVSNSAGTRHRTEVLMGAQREDFNRKHLANQRALEELSARSQSLSLTGINELVCGAPGDAPCAASPCGGAGCRDEDGHPRCGGLSCNGAVAMADLALGRARHTQAELQRALAEGGGILSQVAETRRQAGEAQQRAQAALDKANATRGQVEQANQELRELIQSVKDFLSQEGADPDSIEMVATRVLELSIPASPEQIQHLASAIAERVRSLADVDTILARTMGDVRRAEQLLQDAQRARSRAESEKQKAETVQAALEEAQRAQGAAQGAIQGAVVDTQDTERTLKQVQERMTGAEQALSSAGERARQLDGLLEALKLKRAGNSLAASSAEETAGNAQGRAREAEQLLQGPLGDQYQTVKALVERKAEGVLAAQVRAEQLRDEARSLLQAAQEKLQRLQELEGTYEENERALEGKAAQLDGLEARMRSVLQAINLQVQIYNTCQ, translated from the exons ATGGAGTGGGCCACAGGGGAACAAGGGAGGGACCCGCGGGGAGAGCCTGGGCCCTGGGAGCTTCGAGTGGGCCTGCTGCTGAGCG TGCTGGCCACCGCACTGGCCCAGGCTCAGGCCCCTGATGTGCCGGGCTGTTCTCGGGGAAGCTGCTACCCTGCCACGGGTGACCTGCTGGTGGGCCGCGCTGACAAACTGACTGCCTCTTCCACCTGTGGCTTGCATAGCCCCCAGCCCTACTGCATCGTTAGTCACCTGCAG GATGAGAAGAAGTGCTTCCTGTGTGATTCGCGGCACCCCTTCTCTGCTAGAGACAACCCAAACAGCCATCGCATCCAGAATGTAGTTACCAGCTTTGCACCACAGCGTCGGTCAGCCTGGTGGCAGTCAGAGAATG GTGTCCCTGTGGTCACCATCCAGCTGGACTTGGAGGCCGAGTTCCATTTCACACACCTCATTATGACCTTCAAG ACGTTTCGTCCTGCCGCCATGCTGGTGGAGCGCTCAGCAGACTTTGGACGCACCTGGCATGTGTACCGATATTTCTCCTATGACTGTGGGGCTGACTTCCCAGGAGTCCCACTGGCCCCCCCACGGCAGTGGGACGACGTAGTCTGTGAGTCCCGTTACTCAGAGATCGAGCCATCCACTGAAGGCGAG GTCATCTATCGTGTGCTGGACCCTGCCATCCCTATCCCAGACCCCTATAGCCCACGGATCCAGA ACCTACTGAAGATCACCAATCTACGGGTGAACTTGACACGGCTACACACACTGGGAGACAACCTGCTTGACCCACGGCTGGAGATCCGTGAGAAGTACTATTATGCCCTCTACGAGTTGGTTGTGCGTGGCAACTGCTTCTGCTACGGACACGCCTCACAGTGTGCACCCGCCCCAGGGGCACCAGCCCATGTTGAGGGCATG GTTCATGGGGCATGCATGTGCAAACACAACACTCGTGGCCTCAACTGTGAGCAGTGTCGGGATTTCTATCATGATCTGCCCTGGCACCCAGCCGAGGATGGCCACAGTCATGCCTGCAGGA aGTGCGAGTGCCATGGGCACACCCACAGTTGTCACTTCGACATGGCCGTATACCTGGCATCTGGCAACGTGAGTGGAGGTATGTGTGATGGATGTCAGCACAACACAGCTGGGCGCCACTGTGAGGTCTGCCGACCCTTCTTCTACCGCGACCCAACCAAGGACCTGCGGGACCCAGCCGTGTGCCGTG CCTGTGATTGTGACCCTATGGGTTCCCAAGATGGTGGTCGATGTGATCCCCATGACGATCCTGCACTGGGGCTGGTTTCAGGCCAATGTCGCTGCAAAGAACACGTGGTGGGCTCTCGCTGCCAGCTATGCCGTGATGGCTACTTTGGGCTCAGTGCCAGTGATCCTGTAGGCTGCCAGC GATGTCAGTGTGATGCACGGGGCACAGTGCCTGGGGGCACCCCTTGTGACCCCAACAGTGGAACCTGTTTCTGCAAGCGTCTAGTGACTGGACGAGGTTGCAACCGCTGCCTG CCTGGCCACTGGGGCCTGAGCCATGACCTGCTCGGCTGCCGTCCTTGTGACTGTGATGTGGGTGGTGCCTTGGATCCCCA ATGTGACGAGGCCACAGGACAGTGCCGCTGCCGTCAGCACATGGTGGGGCGACGCTGTGAGCAGGTGCAGCCTGGCTACTTCCGGCCCTTCCTTGACCACCTAATGTGGGAGGCTGAGGACACCCGAGGTCAG GTACTCGATGTGGTGGAACGCCTGGCCAACCCCGGCGGAACTCCATCCTGGACAGGCCGGGGCTTCGTTAGGCTGCGGGAAGGCCAGGCACTGGAATTCCTGGTGGCCTCTGTACCCAGAGCCATGGACTATGACGTGCTGCTGCGCTTGGAGCCCCAG GTCCCTGAGCAATGGGCAGAGATAGAACTGAGCGTGCAGCGCCCAGGGCCTGTGTCTGCCCGCAGCGTGTGTGGGCAGGTGTTACCCAAGGACGACCACATCCCAGGGACTCTGCAACCAGACACCAG GTACATGGTGCTTCCCAGACCTGTCTGTCTCGAGCCTGGTGTCTCCTACAAGCTGCATCTGAAGCTGTTGAGAACAGGGGGAAGTGCCCAGCCTGAGGCCTCTTACCCTGGACCCAGCCTGCTCATTGACTCG CTGGTGCTGCTGCCCCGTGTCCTGGTGATGGAGATGTTTAGTGGGGGTGACGCTGCCGCCTTGGAGCGCCGTGCCACCTTTGAACGCTACCGCTGCCACGAGGAGGGTCTGGTGCCCAGCAAGACCCTCCCCTCTGAGACCTGTGCCCCCCTCCTCATCAGCCTGTCCTCCCTGCTCTACAACGGTGCCTTGC CCTGTCAGTGTGACCCCCAGGGCTCACTGAGTTCTGAGTGCAACCCCCATGGCGGTCAGTGCCTGTGCAAACCTGCCGTGGTTGGGCGCCGCTGTGACCTTTGTGCTCCTGGCTACTATGGCTTTGGCCCCACAGGCTGTCAAG CCTGCCAGTGCAGCCCTGAGGGGGCGCTCAGCGGCCTATGTGAAGGGACCAGTGGGCAGTGCCCCTGCCGACCTGGTGCCTTTGGACTTCGCTGTGACCGCTGCCAACGTGGCCAGTGGGGATTCCCTAGCTGCCGGCCATGTGTTTGCAATGGGCATGCAGATGAATGTGACACCCACACAGGCGCTTGCCTGGGCTGCCGTGACCACACAGGGGGTGAGCACTGTGACAG GTGCATTGCTGGCTTCCATGGGGACCCACGGCTGCCATATGGGGGCCAGTGCCGGCCCTGCCCGTGCCCTGAAGGCCCCGGGAGCCGGCGGCACTTTGCTACATCTTGCCATCGGGATGGGTACTCCCAGCAGATGGTGTGCCACTGCAGGGCAGGCTACACGG GGCTGCGATGTGAAGCTTGTGCCCCTGGGCACTTTGGGGACCCATCAAGGCCAGGCGGCCAGTGCCAACCATGTGAGTGCAGTGGGAACATTGACCCCATGGACCCTGATGCCTGTGATCCCCACACGGGGCAATGCCTGCGCTGCTTACACCACACAGAGGGGCCACACTGTGCCCACTGCAAGCCTGGCTTCCATGGGCAGGCTGCCCGACAGAGCTGTCACC GCTGTACCTGCAACTTGCTGGGCACAGATCCCCAGCAGTGCCCATCCACTGACCGGTGCAATTGTGACCCAAGCAGTGGGCAGTGCCCATGCCTCCCCAATGTCCAGGGCCCTACCTGTGATCGCTGTGCCCCCAACTTCTGGAATCTTACCAGTGGCCTTGGCTGCCAGCCCTGTGCCTGCCACCCAAGTCGAGCCAGAGGACCCACCTGCAATGAG TTTACAGGGCAGTGCCACTGCCATGCTGGCTTCGGTGGGCGAACCTGTTCTGAGTGCCAGGAGCTCCACTGGGGAGACCCTGGGTTGCAGTGCCGTG CCTGTGATTGTGACCCTCGTGGAATAGACACACCTCAGTGTCACCGCTCCACAGGCCACTGCAGCTGCCGCCCGGGCGTATCTGGCGTACGCTGTGACCAGTGTGCCCGTGGCTTCTCGGGTGTCTTTCCTGCCTGCCACCCCTGCCATGCATGCTTCGGGGACTGGGACCGCGTGGTGCAGGACTTGGCTGCCCGTACACGGCGCCTGGAGCAGAGGGTGCAGGAGCTGCAGCAAACGGGTGTGCTGGGTGCCTTTGAGAGCAGCTTCCGGCACATACAGGAGAAGCTGGGCACTGTGCAGGGGATTGTGCGTGCCCGCAACGCCTCAGCTGTTTCCACTGCACAGCTCCTGGAGTCCACAGAGGAGCTGCG GCGTCAAATCGGGGAGGCTACTGAGCACCTGACCCGGCTGGAGGCAGAGTTGACAGATGTGCAGGATGAGAACTTCAATGCCAACCATGCACTAAGCAGTCTGGAGCGAGACGGGCTGGCACTTAATCTCACACTGCGGCAGCTTGACCAGCATCTGGACCTCCTGAAGCATTCCAACTTCCTGG GTGCCTATGATAGCATCCGCCATGCCCACAGCCTGTCTGCAGAGGCAGAACGTTGTGCCAACGCATCGGTCCTGACAGTGCCCAGCCTTGTGAGCAACTCAGCAGGCACCCGGCACCGGACTGAGGTGCTGATGGGTGCCCAGAGGGAGGACTTCAATCGCAAGCACCTGGCCAACCAGCGGGCACTGGAGGAGCTCTCTGCCCGTTCCCAGAGCCTCAGCCTGACAGGCATAAATGAACTG GTGTGTGGGGCCCCAGGGGATGCACCCTGTGCTGCGAGCCCTTGTGGGGGTGCCGGCTGTCGGGATGAGGATGGGCACCCTCGCTGTGGGGGCCTCAGCTGCAATGGGGCAGTAGCCATGGCGGACCTGGCACTGGGTCGGGCCCGGCACACACAGGCAGAGCTGCAACGGGCACTGGCAGAAGGTGGTGGCATCCTCAGCCAGGTGGCAGAGACCCGTCGGCAGGCAGGCGAGGCACAGCAGCGGGCCCAGGCAGCCCTGGACAAGGCTAACGCTACCCGGGGACAGGTGGAGCAGGCCAACCAGGAACTGCGGGAACTTATCCAGAGTGTGAAGGACTTCCTGAGCC AGGAGGGGGCTGATCCTGATAGCATTGAGATGGTGGCCACACGGGTGCTAGAGCTCTCCATCCCAGCATCACCTGAGCAGATCCAGCACCTGGCTAGCGCCATTGCAGAGCGGGTCCGGAGCCTGGCAGATGTGGACACAATCCTGGCGCGAACTATGGGAGATGTGCGTCGGGCGGAGCAGCTCCTGCAGGATGCACAGAGGGCACG GAGCCGTGCTGAGAGTGAGAAACAGAAGGCAGAGACAGTACAGGCGGCACTGGAGGAGGCCCAGCGGGCACAGGGTGCTGCTCAGGGTGCTATCCAGGGGGCAGTGGTTGACACACAAGACACAGAGCGGACCCTGAAGCAG GTGCAGGAGAGGATGACAGGTGCAGAGCAGGCACTGAGCTCTGCAGGTGAACGGGCTCGGCAACTGGATGGTCTCCTGGAGGCTCTGAAATTGAAACGAGCAGGGAATAGTCTCGCAGCCTCTAGTGCTGAAGAAACAGCAGGCAATGCCCAGGGTCGTGCCAGGGAGGCCGAGCAG
- the LOC117036648 gene encoding laminin subunit beta-2 isoform X2, with product MCKHNTRGLNCEQCRDFYHDLPWHPAEDGHSHACRKCECHGHTHSCHFDMAVYLASGNVSGGMCDGCQHNTAGRHCEVCRPFFYRDPTKDLRDPAVCRACDCDPMGSQDGGRCDPHDDPALGLVSGQCRCKEHVVGSRCQLCRDGYFGLSASDPVGCQRCQCDARGTVPGGTPCDPNSGTCFCKRLVTGRGCNRCLPGHWGLSHDLLGCRPCDCDVGGALDPQCDEATGQCRCRQHMVGRRCEQVQPGYFRPFLDHLMWEAEDTRGQVLDVVERLANPGGTPSWTGRGFVRLREGQALEFLVASVPRAMDYDVLLRLEPQVPEQWAEIELSVQRPGPVSARSVCGQVLPKDDHIPGTLQPDTRYMVLPRPVCLEPGVSYKLHLKLLRTGGSAQPEASYPGPSLLIDSLVLLPRVLVMEMFSGGDAAALERRATFERYRCHEEGLVPSKTLPSETCAPLLISLSSLLYNGALPCQCDPQGSLSSECNPHGGQCLCKPAVVGRRCDLCAPGYYGFGPTGCQACQCSPEGALSGLCEGTSGQCPCRPGAFGLRCDRCQRGQWGFPSCRPCVCNGHADECDTHTGACLGCRDHTGGEHCDRCIAGFHGDPRLPYGGQCRPCPCPEGPGSRRHFATSCHRDGYSQQMVCHCRAGYTGLRCEACAPGHFGDPSRPGGQCQPCECSGNIDPMDPDACDPHTGQCLRCLHHTEGPHCAHCKPGFHGQAARQSCHRCTCNLLGTDPQQCPSTDRCNCDPSSGQCPCLPNVQGPTCDRCAPNFWNLTSGLGCQPCACHPSRARGPTCNEFTGQCHCHAGFGGRTCSECQELHWGDPGLQCRACDCDPRGIDTPQCHRSTGHCSCRPGVSGVRCDQCARGFSGVFPACHPCHACFGDWDRVVQDLAARTRRLEQRVQELQQTGVLGAFESSFRHIQEKLGTVQGIVRARNASAVSTAQLLESTEELRRQIGEATEHLTRLEAELTDVQDENFNANHALSSLERDGLALNLTLRQLDQHLDLLKHSNFLGAYDSIRHAHSLSAEAERCANASVLTVPSLVSNSAGTRHRTEVLMGAQREDFNRKHLANQRALEELSARSQSLSLTGINELVCGAPGDAPCAASPCGGAGCRDEDGHPRCGGLSCNGAVAMADLALGRARHTQAELQRALAEGGGILSQVAETRRQAGEAQQRAQAALDKANATRGQVEQANQELRELIQSVKDFLSQEGADPDSIEMVATRVLELSIPASPEQIQHLASAIAERVRSLADVDTILARTMGDVRRAEQLLQDAQRARSRAESEKQKAETVQAALEEAQRAQGAAQGAIQGAVVDTQDTERTLKQVQERMTGAEQALSSAGERARQLDGLLEALKLKRAGNSLAASSAEETAGNAQGRAREAEQLLQGPLGDQYQTVKALVERKAEGVLAAQVRAEQLRDEARSLLQAAQEKLQRLQELEGTYEENERALEGKAAQLDGLEARMRSVLQAINLQVQIYNTCQ from the exons ATGTGCAAACACAACACTCGTGGCCTCAACTGTGAGCAGTGTCGGGATTTCTATCATGATCTGCCCTGGCACCCAGCCGAGGATGGCCACAGTCATGCCTGCAGGA aGTGCGAGTGCCATGGGCACACCCACAGTTGTCACTTCGACATGGCCGTATACCTGGCATCTGGCAACGTGAGTGGAGGTATGTGTGATGGATGTCAGCACAACACAGCTGGGCGCCACTGTGAGGTCTGCCGACCCTTCTTCTACCGCGACCCAACCAAGGACCTGCGGGACCCAGCCGTGTGCCGTG CCTGTGATTGTGACCCTATGGGTTCCCAAGATGGTGGTCGATGTGATCCCCATGACGATCCTGCACTGGGGCTGGTTTCAGGCCAATGTCGCTGCAAAGAACACGTGGTGGGCTCTCGCTGCCAGCTATGCCGTGATGGCTACTTTGGGCTCAGTGCCAGTGATCCTGTAGGCTGCCAGC GATGTCAGTGTGATGCACGGGGCACAGTGCCTGGGGGCACCCCTTGTGACCCCAACAGTGGAACCTGTTTCTGCAAGCGTCTAGTGACTGGACGAGGTTGCAACCGCTGCCTG CCTGGCCACTGGGGCCTGAGCCATGACCTGCTCGGCTGCCGTCCTTGTGACTGTGATGTGGGTGGTGCCTTGGATCCCCA ATGTGACGAGGCCACAGGACAGTGCCGCTGCCGTCAGCACATGGTGGGGCGACGCTGTGAGCAGGTGCAGCCTGGCTACTTCCGGCCCTTCCTTGACCACCTAATGTGGGAGGCTGAGGACACCCGAGGTCAG GTACTCGATGTGGTGGAACGCCTGGCCAACCCCGGCGGAACTCCATCCTGGACAGGCCGGGGCTTCGTTAGGCTGCGGGAAGGCCAGGCACTGGAATTCCTGGTGGCCTCTGTACCCAGAGCCATGGACTATGACGTGCTGCTGCGCTTGGAGCCCCAG GTCCCTGAGCAATGGGCAGAGATAGAACTGAGCGTGCAGCGCCCAGGGCCTGTGTCTGCCCGCAGCGTGTGTGGGCAGGTGTTACCCAAGGACGACCACATCCCAGGGACTCTGCAACCAGACACCAG GTACATGGTGCTTCCCAGACCTGTCTGTCTCGAGCCTGGTGTCTCCTACAAGCTGCATCTGAAGCTGTTGAGAACAGGGGGAAGTGCCCAGCCTGAGGCCTCTTACCCTGGACCCAGCCTGCTCATTGACTCG CTGGTGCTGCTGCCCCGTGTCCTGGTGATGGAGATGTTTAGTGGGGGTGACGCTGCCGCCTTGGAGCGCCGTGCCACCTTTGAACGCTACCGCTGCCACGAGGAGGGTCTGGTGCCCAGCAAGACCCTCCCCTCTGAGACCTGTGCCCCCCTCCTCATCAGCCTGTCCTCCCTGCTCTACAACGGTGCCTTGC CCTGTCAGTGTGACCCCCAGGGCTCACTGAGTTCTGAGTGCAACCCCCATGGCGGTCAGTGCCTGTGCAAACCTGCCGTGGTTGGGCGCCGCTGTGACCTTTGTGCTCCTGGCTACTATGGCTTTGGCCCCACAGGCTGTCAAG CCTGCCAGTGCAGCCCTGAGGGGGCGCTCAGCGGCCTATGTGAAGGGACCAGTGGGCAGTGCCCCTGCCGACCTGGTGCCTTTGGACTTCGCTGTGACCGCTGCCAACGTGGCCAGTGGGGATTCCCTAGCTGCCGGCCATGTGTTTGCAATGGGCATGCAGATGAATGTGACACCCACACAGGCGCTTGCCTGGGCTGCCGTGACCACACAGGGGGTGAGCACTGTGACAG GTGCATTGCTGGCTTCCATGGGGACCCACGGCTGCCATATGGGGGCCAGTGCCGGCCCTGCCCGTGCCCTGAAGGCCCCGGGAGCCGGCGGCACTTTGCTACATCTTGCCATCGGGATGGGTACTCCCAGCAGATGGTGTGCCACTGCAGGGCAGGCTACACGG GGCTGCGATGTGAAGCTTGTGCCCCTGGGCACTTTGGGGACCCATCAAGGCCAGGCGGCCAGTGCCAACCATGTGAGTGCAGTGGGAACATTGACCCCATGGACCCTGATGCCTGTGATCCCCACACGGGGCAATGCCTGCGCTGCTTACACCACACAGAGGGGCCACACTGTGCCCACTGCAAGCCTGGCTTCCATGGGCAGGCTGCCCGACAGAGCTGTCACC GCTGTACCTGCAACTTGCTGGGCACAGATCCCCAGCAGTGCCCATCCACTGACCGGTGCAATTGTGACCCAAGCAGTGGGCAGTGCCCATGCCTCCCCAATGTCCAGGGCCCTACCTGTGATCGCTGTGCCCCCAACTTCTGGAATCTTACCAGTGGCCTTGGCTGCCAGCCCTGTGCCTGCCACCCAAGTCGAGCCAGAGGACCCACCTGCAATGAG TTTACAGGGCAGTGCCACTGCCATGCTGGCTTCGGTGGGCGAACCTGTTCTGAGTGCCAGGAGCTCCACTGGGGAGACCCTGGGTTGCAGTGCCGTG CCTGTGATTGTGACCCTCGTGGAATAGACACACCTCAGTGTCACCGCTCCACAGGCCACTGCAGCTGCCGCCCGGGCGTATCTGGCGTACGCTGTGACCAGTGTGCCCGTGGCTTCTCGGGTGTCTTTCCTGCCTGCCACCCCTGCCATGCATGCTTCGGGGACTGGGACCGCGTGGTGCAGGACTTGGCTGCCCGTACACGGCGCCTGGAGCAGAGGGTGCAGGAGCTGCAGCAAACGGGTGTGCTGGGTGCCTTTGAGAGCAGCTTCCGGCACATACAGGAGAAGCTGGGCACTGTGCAGGGGATTGTGCGTGCCCGCAACGCCTCAGCTGTTTCCACTGCACAGCTCCTGGAGTCCACAGAGGAGCTGCG GCGTCAAATCGGGGAGGCTACTGAGCACCTGACCCGGCTGGAGGCAGAGTTGACAGATGTGCAGGATGAGAACTTCAATGCCAACCATGCACTAAGCAGTCTGGAGCGAGACGGGCTGGCACTTAATCTCACACTGCGGCAGCTTGACCAGCATCTGGACCTCCTGAAGCATTCCAACTTCCTGG GTGCCTATGATAGCATCCGCCATGCCCACAGCCTGTCTGCAGAGGCAGAACGTTGTGCCAACGCATCGGTCCTGACAGTGCCCAGCCTTGTGAGCAACTCAGCAGGCACCCGGCACCGGACTGAGGTGCTGATGGGTGCCCAGAGGGAGGACTTCAATCGCAAGCACCTGGCCAACCAGCGGGCACTGGAGGAGCTCTCTGCCCGTTCCCAGAGCCTCAGCCTGACAGGCATAAATGAACTG GTGTGTGGGGCCCCAGGGGATGCACCCTGTGCTGCGAGCCCTTGTGGGGGTGCCGGCTGTCGGGATGAGGATGGGCACCCTCGCTGTGGGGGCCTCAGCTGCAATGGGGCAGTAGCCATGGCGGACCTGGCACTGGGTCGGGCCCGGCACACACAGGCAGAGCTGCAACGGGCACTGGCAGAAGGTGGTGGCATCCTCAGCCAGGTGGCAGAGACCCGTCGGCAGGCAGGCGAGGCACAGCAGCGGGCCCAGGCAGCCCTGGACAAGGCTAACGCTACCCGGGGACAGGTGGAGCAGGCCAACCAGGAACTGCGGGAACTTATCCAGAGTGTGAAGGACTTCCTGAGCC AGGAGGGGGCTGATCCTGATAGCATTGAGATGGTGGCCACACGGGTGCTAGAGCTCTCCATCCCAGCATCACCTGAGCAGATCCAGCACCTGGCTAGCGCCATTGCAGAGCGGGTCCGGAGCCTGGCAGATGTGGACACAATCCTGGCGCGAACTATGGGAGATGTGCGTCGGGCGGAGCAGCTCCTGCAGGATGCACAGAGGGCACG GAGCCGTGCTGAGAGTGAGAAACAGAAGGCAGAGACAGTACAGGCGGCACTGGAGGAGGCCCAGCGGGCACAGGGTGCTGCTCAGGGTGCTATCCAGGGGGCAGTGGTTGACACACAAGACACAGAGCGGACCCTGAAGCAG GTGCAGGAGAGGATGACAGGTGCAGAGCAGGCACTGAGCTCTGCAGGTGAACGGGCTCGGCAACTGGATGGTCTCCTGGAGGCTCTGAAATTGAAACGAGCAGGGAATAGTCTCGCAGCCTCTAGTGCTGAAGAAACAGCAGGCAATGCCCAGGGTCGTGCCAGGGAGGCCGAGCAG